A window of the Eulemur rufifrons isolate Redbay chromosome 6, OSU_ERuf_1, whole genome shotgun sequence genome harbors these coding sequences:
- the LOC138384083 gene encoding olfactory receptor 51A4-like produces the protein MSVFNTSKLEISTFFLIGIPGMEHAHIWVSIPMCLMYLVAILGNCTILFFIKTETSLHEPMYYFLSMLAFSDLGLSISSLPTMLRIFLFNATGISSDACFAQEFFIHAFSAMESSVLFIMSVDRLIAIYNPLRYTSILTSDRVVKVGLVFAAISISVVLPFPFILKRLKYCKKSLLSHSYCLHQDVMKLACSDNRVNIIYGFFAALLTILYLVCIFVSYMLILKIVMGIASHKGRLKVLNTCISHICAVLIFYVPIITLAALHRFAKHVSPVIRVIIADIFLLVPPLMNPIVYSVKSQQIRNLILTKLCQKQHG, from the coding sequence ATGTCAGTCTTTAATACCTCCAAACTGGAAATCTCTACATTCTTCCTGATTGGGATCCCAGGGATGGAGCATGCTCACATTTGGGTCTCCATCCCCATGTGCCTCATGTACCTCGTTGCCATCCTGGGGAACTGCACCATCCTCTTTTTCATAAAAACTGAGACGTCTCTGCACGAGCCTATGTATTATTTCCTCTCCATGCTGGCATTTTCCGACCTGGGACTGTCCATCTCCTCTCTTCCAACCATGCTGAGAATCTTCTTGTTCAATGCCACAGGAATTTCCTCAGATGCCTGCTTTGCCCAAGAGTTTTTCATCCATGCATTCTCAGCTATGGAGTCATCAGTACTTTTCATCATGTCTGTTGATCGCCTTATAGCCATCTACAACCCTTTGAGATACACCTCCATCCTCACCAGTGACAGAGTCGTTAAAGTTGGCCTTGTGTTTGCTGCAATATCTATTTCAGTTGTCTTGCCTTTCCCTTTTATTCTAAAGAGGCTGAAATACTGTAAGAAAAGCCTTTTATCTCACTCTTACTGCCTCCACCAGGATGTCATGAAGTTGGCCTGTTCTGACAACAGGGTCAATATCATCTATGGGTTTTTTGCGGCTCTTTTGACTATATTATACTTGGTATGCATTTTTGTGTCTTACATGTTGATTCTGAAAATTGTCATGGGCATTGCCTCCCACAAAGGTCGCCTCAAGGTCCTCAACACTTGCATCTCCCACATCTGCGCTGTGCTCATCTTCTATGTGCCCATCATCACCTTGGCGGCCCTTCACCGCTTTGCCAAACATGTTTCTCCAGTTATTAGGGTCATAATAGCTGATATCTTCCTTCTAGTTCCCCCTCTAATGAATCCCATTGTGTACTCTGTGAAGAGTCAGCAGATTAGAAATCTGATCCTGACAAAATTATGTCAGAAACAGCATGGATGA